The following are from one region of the Sulfurimicrobium lacus genome:
- the mrdA gene encoding penicillin-binding protein 2: MKFGTEIRNHKRELYYFRLRLALSAAFVLFAFSLLGARLFYLQVMQHDHYQTLAENNRISIVPIVPNRGLILDRNGVPLANNYSAYTLEITPSKVDDLDATINSLAGIIDITSRDRKRFKKLLEESKNFETLPIRSHLTEVEVAKFAVNRYRFPGVEIKARLFRHYPHMETFSHVVGHIGRISEKDMERLDEEDVLSNYRGTDHIGKLGLEQSYEQQLHGVTGFEQVETDAGGRAVRTLARTPPTSGNTLYLSIDSKLQQIAVKAFGQFRGALVAIEPKSGEVLAFVSQPGFDPNLFVDGIDAANWDAYNNSPDKPLNNRALRGQYPPGSTFKPFMALAGLELGKRTPSYTISDPGFYTLPGSSHRYRDWKVGGHGSVDLRKSIVISCDTYYYGLAVDLGIDNITNFMSHFGFGRKSGIDIEGEQSGVLPSQAWKMKRFRQKWYTGDTVSVGIGQGYNLATPLQLAVATAALANNGQVMRPHLVHSVQDSKTGQIRVLAPEARDTWPLKPENLDLVKAAMVDVTLPGGTASRAGAGAEYSIAGKTGTAQVVAIKQGQKYIESQVAERNRDHALFIAFAPADKPRIAVAVLVENGGHGGSTAAPIARMVMDYYLLGKVPKEQLAPDAAEEPEHD; the protein is encoded by the coding sequence ATGAAGTTCGGCACCGAAATCAGGAACCACAAGCGGGAACTCTATTATTTCCGGCTGCGGCTCGCCCTGAGTGCGGCTTTCGTGCTGTTCGCCTTTTCCTTGCTGGGCGCACGCCTGTTCTACCTGCAGGTCATGCAGCACGATCATTACCAGACGCTGGCCGAGAACAACCGCATATCCATCGTGCCCATCGTGCCGAATCGCGGCTTGATCCTGGACCGCAACGGCGTGCCGCTGGCGAACAACTATTCCGCCTACACCCTGGAAATCACCCCCAGCAAAGTGGACGATCTCGACGCCACCATCAACAGCCTGGCCGGCATCATCGACATTACCAGCCGCGACCGCAAGCGCTTCAAAAAACTGCTGGAAGAGAGCAAGAATTTCGAGACCCTGCCGATCCGCTCGCACCTCACCGAAGTCGAGGTGGCGAAATTCGCTGTCAACCGCTACCGCTTCCCCGGCGTCGAGATCAAGGCTCGCCTGTTCCGTCATTATCCGCACATGGAAACCTTTTCCCACGTGGTCGGCCACATCGGACGCATCAGCGAAAAAGACATGGAGCGCCTGGATGAAGAGGACGTTTTATCCAATTATCGCGGCACCGATCATATCGGCAAGCTGGGCCTGGAACAAAGCTACGAGCAGCAATTGCACGGCGTAACCGGCTTCGAACAGGTGGAAACCGATGCCGGCGGGCGCGCAGTACGCACCCTGGCGCGAACGCCTCCGACTTCCGGCAACACCCTCTATCTCTCCATCGACAGCAAACTGCAGCAAATCGCCGTGAAAGCTTTCGGCCAGTTCCGCGGCGCCCTGGTAGCGATCGAGCCGAAAAGCGGCGAAGTGCTGGCCTTCGTCAGCCAGCCAGGCTTCGACCCCAACCTGTTCGTCGACGGCATCGACGCCGCCAACTGGGACGCCTATAACAATTCGCCCGACAAACCGCTCAACAACCGCGCCCTGCGCGGCCAGTACCCGCCCGGCTCCACCTTCAAACCGTTCATGGCGCTGGCCGGGCTGGAGCTAGGCAAACGCACGCCTTCCTACACCATCTCCGACCCCGGTTTCTACACCCTGCCCGGCAGCAGCCACCGTTACCGCGACTGGAAAGTCGGCGGCCACGGCTCGGTGGACCTGCGCAAATCCATCGTCATCTCGTGCGACACCTACTATTACGGCCTGGCGGTAGACCTGGGCATCGACAACATCACCAACTTCATGAGCCACTTCGGCTTCGGCAGGAAATCCGGCATCGACATCGAAGGCGAACAATCCGGGGTGCTGCCGTCGCAAGCGTGGAAAATGAAGCGCTTCAGGCAGAAGTGGTACACCGGCGACACCGTCAGCGTCGGCATCGGCCAGGGCTACAACCTCGCCACACCGCTGCAACTGGCGGTGGCGACCGCCGCACTGGCCAATAACGGCCAGGTCATGCGGCCGCACCTGGTGCACAGTGTCCAGGACAGCAAAACCGGCCAGATCCGCGTCCTGGCGCCGGAAGCCCGCGACACCTGGCCGCTCAAGCCGGAAAATCTGGACCTGGTGAAAGCCGCGATGGTGGATGTCACACTCCCCGGCGGTACCGCCTCACGCGCCGGCGCGGGGGCGGAATACAGCATCGCTGGCAAGACCGGTACCGCCCAGGTGGTCGCCATCAAACAGGGACAAAAATACATCGAAAGCCAGGTCGCGGAGCGCAACCGCGATCATGCCCTGTTCATCGCCTTTGCCCCCGCCGACAAGCCAAGAATCGCCGTCGCCGTGCTGGTGGAAAACGGCGGCCATGGCGGCAGCACCGCGGCACCGATCGCGCGCATGGTGATGGACTATTACCTGCTGGGCAAAGTCCCCAAAGAACAGCTCGCACCCGACGCGGCAGAGGAGCCGGAACATGATTAG